A window of Streptomyces sp. NBC_01224 genomic DNA:
TCGTATGCCTGAACGTCCTGGAGGGCCCATGTCCCGTCGCGTGTACCAGGCAGCAGCCTTCCTGACTGCCATCGTCTTCATCGTCACCGCCGCCGAGTGCGCGCCCCGCCGCTCTGGCTGACCAACTTCCGCCCCTCCCCCGACGCGCAAGAGGGCCCACCAAGTCCAGGCCCGCAGCGTTGGGCGAGTTCCGCATGATGCGCAGCTATCTGGTCCGGCGCCGTCTCATCGACTGAACTCGCTCCGCTTCCCGTGGCCGCGCGCACAGACCTTCCTCGACGCGAGAGGCTACGGCGCAACAACCGCACCACATGAGGAGCACCCCCATGAGCGTCCTGACGACCGATCACCCCGCCTGGATCGAGACCGAGGCCGGTGGCCGCGCGCGAGCCGTGCACGCGGCCACCGGGGTCTGGGTCCTGTCGTGGGACCGAAGCGGCCTGCACATGAACTGTGTGGACGGCACCGAGGACGTGAAGCCGGAGTTCGTCACCACCGATCCCGCTCGCCTGCCCAGCAGCGTCCCCGCCGAACTCAAGGCGGGGCTCGATGACCTCGGTCTCACGCGGCGGCTCGCCAACCCGTGGCTGTGGGACGCGATCACCACGGCGATCCTGCGTCAGGTCGTGCGCGCCGGGCAGGCCCGCAAGCTCTACCGGGCCTGGTGCAAGACCTACGGAACCACCCTCGCCAGCCCCTTTGGTGAGCTTGCCGTCGCTCCCACGCCCATGCAGGTGCTGGCGCTGGGTGATGAACAGTTCGCAGCCGTCGGAGCCAAGTTTCACCGCAGCGTGTTGCAGGCCGCCGCCCAGCACTACGAGCTGCACGCCGTCGACTGGCTCTGTATGGACGCCCCCGAATTGGCAGCCGCGCTGACGAGCGTGCCCCGCATCGGCCCGTGGACCGCTGCGGCAGCCGCAGCCGACGTCACCGGCGACTTCAGCGTCTACCCGCACGACGACCTCGCCGTGCGTACCTGGGCCGCGCAGATCGCGCCCGCCTACCCCTGGCCGGACAAGAAGGACAAGGCGTTCGGCCCGATGTGGACCGGCATGGCCGGCCCCGACCGTACTGCTCTGCACACCCTGACCCTCTCCACCCTCACCTGGGGCTCCCATGCCCGCTGACCAGGAGGATCAATGCCGCAGTTATCGCTGATCACAGGTTCCGATCCGGCCCATTCGCTCGACGCGCTGTTCGTGAACGCACCACTGCGCGACTACGACCAGCGCCCGCGAACCAACGACTACACCCTGCCGGTACTGGGCATGGCCTACATCGCCACGTACGCGCAGAAGGCCGGCTTCAACGTAGGGGTGCTCGACGCCGAGGCGCACGGACTGGGCATAGTCGAGACCGCGGAGCTCGTCAACGCAGCACGGCCCCGGTGGGCGGCCATGAACCTCCTCGCCCCAACCTACGAAATGTCCGCGCGCATCGCGGCCAGCCTGGACCCGGCCATCGCCCTGATGGTCGGCGGGCACCACGCGAAGGCCATGCCCGACCGGGTCCTGGCCGACCCGCGAGCGGGGCTCGTGCCCCGCAGCGAGGCCACGCCGGAACATCTGGTCCACGTCATAGAGACCGTGGCGGCGGGCGACGGCTACATGCCCCCCAACCTGCTGGGGGCGCTCATGTCGGAAGTTGGCACGCTGCAGGAGAACGTGCTCCTCCCGCAGGGACGGCACTTCAGCGGTCTGTCCGCCCGTGAGATCGACGTGCTCCGCCTCGTCGCCGAAGGACACGACACCGAAGTCATCGCGACGAAGCTCGCCTATTCCGAGCGCACGATCAAGAACGCGCTGCAAGGGGTGATGACCCGCTACCAGCTTCGCAACCGGAGCCACGCCGTTGCGTTCGCGATGCGCCAGGGCTTGATCTGACCGACGGGTACGGCCGCGGTGGGCGGGGGCACAGCGCTGGGGTGCAACAGAACGGCATCTCCTCACCGCGTGGGCCGACCTCGTACGGGGCGACGTCGACAGGAACGGCCGGAGCCCCCGCACAGTGGGCTCCGGCCGTTCATCTGCCGCCTGCTGTCGTGCTGTCCAGGCGGATCACAGGCGACGCTGGTGGATCGGTTCGATCCTGTTCATGGACCTACAGGGCAAGGCCGGTGAGGACCAGCACGCGCTCGTAGGTGTAGTCGTCCATGGCGTAGCGGACGCCCTCACGGCCGACGCCGGACTGCTTGGCGCCGCCGTACGGCATCTGGTCCGCGCGGTAGGAGGGGACGTCGCCGATGATCACGCCGCCGACCTCGAGGGCGCGGTGGGCACGGAAGGCGGTCTGCAGGTCGTGCGTGAACACACCTGCCTGCAGGCCGTACTTGGAGGAGTTGACGGCTGCGAAGGCCTCGGCCTCGCCGTCCACCTTCTGCACGGACAGCACCGGTCCGAAGACCTCCTCGGAGGAGAGGGTGACGTTGTCCGGGAGTTCGGCGAGCACGGTCGGCGCGTAGGTGGCACCGTCCCGCTTGCCGCCGGTGAGCAGCTGGGCGCCGGCCTCCACGGCCTCGTCGACCCAGGACTCGACGCGCTTGGCGGCATCCTCGTTGACCAGCGGGCCGACGTCCGTGGCGACGTCGGACGGGTCGCCGGTGACCTGGGCCTCGACGGCCGCCACGATCTTCGGGAGGAGCCGGTCGTAGACCGCGGCGTCCGCGATGACGCGCTGCACCGAGATGCAGGACTGGCCGCCCTGGTAGTTGGAGAAGGTCGCGATACGGGTCGCGGCCCAGTCCAGGTCCTCGTCGGAGGCGTAGTCGCCGAGGACGACCGCGGCGCCGTTGCCGCCGAGCTCCAGGGTGCAGTGCTTGCGCGGCACCGACTCCATGATCGAGTAGCCGACCGGGGCGGACCCGGTGAAGGAGATCACGGGCAGCCGCTCGTCCTGGACGAGGGCGGGCATCCGGTCGTTGGGGACCGTCAGCACGGACCACGAACCGGCCGGCAGGTCGGTCTCGGCCAGCAGCTCACCCAGGATCAGCGACGAGATCGGGGTGGCCGGGGCGGGCTTCAGGATGATCGGGGCACCGACGGCGATGGCCGGGGCCACCTTGTGGGCGCTCAGATTCAGCGGGAAGTTGAACGGTGCGATGCCGAGGACCGTGCCACGCGGGAACCGCCGGGTCAGGCCGAGACGGCCGGTGCCACCGGCGTCGGTGTCGAGGCGCTGGGCGTCACCGCTGTTGAAGCGGCGGGCTTCCTCGGAGGCGAACCGGAACACGGAGACGGCACGGCCGACCTCGCCGCGCGCCCACTTGATGGGCTTGCCGTTCTCGGCGGAGATCAGCTGGGCGATCTCCTCCGTGCGCTCCACCAGGCGCCGTACGACGTGATCGAGCGCGGCGGCCCGGACGTGGGCCGGGGTCGCGGCGAACTCCTCGCGCACGGCGTGCGCGGCCGCGACGGCCTCCTCGATCTGCGCGTCGGTCGGCACGCTGACGGTGCCGACGAGACGGCCGTCCCAGGGGTTGGTGACGTCGAAGCTGTCCTCGCCGGTGGCCTGGCGGCCGGCGAGCCAGAAGGCGTGGGTGGAAGTCATGGAGGTTCCGGCCCTTCGGAGTCGTGGGGTGTGTTGCCCCCACCGTAGGGCCGTGCGGCCGACCTGGCGTTTGTCCGGCGTGGAGCAGAGCACGGCGGGTACACGCCGGTTTGTCGGATGCGTCGGCGTGAGCAGGGGCGCACGGCCTTCCGGCAGCGGCTACGGCACCGGCGTCGGCGGGGAGTTCGTTGCCCTTCCGCCGACGACGACGGCAACCGCTACGGCTCCGGCGTCGACGGGGAGCTCGTGGCCTTCAGCGCCAGCCACAGCTCCATCCGCACGTCCGGATCGTCGAGTGAGCGGCCCAGGATCTCCTCCACCCGGCGCATCCGGTAGCGCAGGGTGTGGCGGTGCACGCCCAGGTCCGCCGCTGCCGCGTCCCACTGGCCGTGGTGGGAGAGCCAGGCCCGCAGCGAGGCGACCAGGTCGCCGCGGCCCTTGGCATCGTGCTCGTGCAGGGCGCGGAGCATTCCGTCGGCGAAGGCCCGTACGGCGTCGTCCGCCAGCAGCGGCAGCACCGAGCCGGTCGCCAGCTCCTCGTGCTCGACCAGCGCCCTGCCCCGGCGGCGGGCCACCGACAGGGCCTGCTCCGCCTGCTTATACGCGGCGGAGACGGCGATGGGGCCCGCTGGTGCGGACAGGCCGATGACCACCTGGCCCTCCTCCGCCGTCGCCGGTTCGCGCGGGGCCCGCGCCTGCTGGGCCTCCTGTGCCTCCGCGTACGCCGCACAGGCCGCGACCGCCGCTCCGCCGTCCGCGGCCAGGACGACGAGCCGTTCGCCCTCGGGCACGGCCAGCAGGGTCTCTCCGGTCCGGAAGGCCGCCGCCTCCATCGCCTCGCCGAGCGGGGCCGGTGTCGAGGGGGCGGACGCCTCCGCGATGAGCAGCCGGAACGGGGCGTCGAGCAGCCCGCCGTACAGATCCCCGGCGACCGCCCGTGCGTGGTCCGGCTGGCCGGCGAGCAGCATGCGCAGCACCGCCGCGCCCAGTCGCTGCTCCGCACCCTGGAGGGACCGGGAGCGGGCAGTGGTCAGGGTCAGCAGCGCGACCGCCGAGTGCACGGCGTACCGCTCGGCGGTGCCCAGTGCCGCGCCGGTACCGACGGCCAGCGCGCCCCGGACCCGGCGGCCGGTGCCCAGGGACTGGAGCTCGACCCGGTCTTCGGTGTCGCCGACGACCATGCTGGCCGGGGCGGGGCGCTCCCGCAGCCGTTCCACATCGGGGGTGAGCCGGGCGGCCCGGCGGGCGGCCCAGTCGGGGGCCGCGGCGACGACCGCGCCGGAGGCGTCGTACAGCGCCGCCCAGCCGTCGACATGGGCGGCGAGCCGGGTGAGGATTTCGCCGGGGCCGTCGCCCGCGAGTGCGGCCTTCGTCAGCTCCCGCTGGGCCTCGAACCCCGCCGTCACCGCCCGGTACTGATCTGCGGCGATCTCCGACGACACGGCCTTGGCGATGGCGAGGAACGGGGTGCGGCGCGGCACTTCGAGAAGCGGCAGTCCCGATTCCTCGGCGGCGTCGATCAGCGCCTGCGGTACGTCGTCGTAGTGGACGCCGACGGCGAAGCCCAGCCCGACGACTCCGGCCCCGGCCAGCCGCCGCACGTACCGCCGCATCGCCTCGGGGTTCCCGGCGTCGAGGTTGGTGGCGGTGACGAGCAGGAGCTCACCGCCCTCCATGTACGGGACGGGGTCGGTCAGCTCGCTGGCGTGCGCCCAGCGGACGGGCGCGTCGAGCCGGTCCGCCCCCGCACGCACCGTGAGTTTGAGCGCCGAATGCTGGACGAGCGAGGCGAGAGTGGGGGGCATGGGGACCGCGGGACCTCAGGGAGTTCGATTTTCGCCGTCCCGTACGAACGACTCCTACCGATTCTGCCAGGGCGGCAGGGTTGCCGTAACCGCTCCGGCGCCGCGGGCCACTCTGCGTACCGCTCAGCCGTTCAGATCCACCAGCAGGGGCGGCGCGTGCTCCCCCCGTACGGTCGTCAGGGACAGCACCGCATGTCCGGCGGGTACCCGGTGGGCCAGTTCGGAGGCCGACCAGCGTTCCCGCTCGACCTGGCGCACGGTCACCGCGTCCGTGGTGACCGCCTTGCCTGTGACGAGTTTGCGGAAGGCGTGGATGGCCCGGGTCATCGGCTGGTCGGCGAAGACGGTGCGCTGGGTGACGTCGCGGGTCTCGACCCACTCCGTTCCCCAGGCCTCGGCGAACTTCTTCCCGTCCCACGTCGTGATTCCGGAGAACGCCATCCGGCAGCCGACCGCACCGAGCAGCGCCGTGTGCAGTTGCTCCGGTACGTCGTCGAGGGTGCGCAGGGTGAGTACGGCCCCGGCGTGCGCGGAGCGCAGCCGCTGGATTCCGCGAACGGTGTCGGGGGTCAGGGTGTGGGTCGCGTCATCGAGGACCAGACAGGCGAAGAGGGAACGGTCGGTGCGGGCCGCGGCGCTCGCGGTGAACTGCGCGAGTACCAGACGTGCCAGTACCCGGGACGCCTCGGCGTGGCCGCGTTCGGGTAGATCGATACGGACCCGGAGCGGGTGTTCCAGGGCCCGCAGCGAGAAGGGGCGGGCCTTGCCCGTGGTGTCGAAGAACTCGGTGAAGGCGGGCCGGTCGAGCAGGGCGACGCGGTCGGCGAGAGCCGGGCCCGGGTCGCCGGGCGCACCGGACTGGCGGGCGCGGCCGTCGAGCTCGCGCTGCATGCCGGGGTGTCCCGTCGCGTCGAGCGCCTCTCGCAGAGCGGCGAGGGCGCCGGGCACACCGTCCAGGAGTTCCCGCAGCTCCGGTACGGAGGGGAAACGGCCGTGGGCGGCCCGGAAGGGGCCGAGGAGCTGGGCGAGGGCCGTGGCGGCGCGTCTGCCGTCCACCTCGGGGAGGTCACCGACCAGGCCGTCGGCGAGGACGGTCGCGGCCTCGTCGGGGTCGGTGGTGCCGCCGTACAGATCGAGATCGTGCACGGATGACGGGTCGCCGACCTTGATGACGACGTCGAACCCCTGGTCGCCGCCGAGCTGGGTACCGGCGGCGCACACGGCGACGACGGCGGCCTGTCCGGCGAGCGCCTGCAGTGCGAGGGATTCGACGACGGGCCGGATCAGTGCCCGGCTCTTGCCCGCGCCGGGCGGGCCGACGGCGAGCAGGGATGTGCCCAGCAGCCCGGGATCGAGGGCGATGCCGCTGCCGCGGCGGGCGTACGGGTTGCGCTCGCCGCCCTCGACGGTGCCGAGCCTGACCTGCTGGACCAGCAGATCGTGCCGGGCGGCGCGTACCGGGAGGTCACGTGCGCCGGAGGGGTGGGTACAGGCGGCGGAGCCGTTGCGCAGCACGGTGTCGGTGAAGGCGGAGAGCCTGGAGTGGTCGGCGCGCACGGATGTCCAGGCGCGGCGGATGCGGGCGTAGTCGACATCGTTCATCCGCCCGGACCGGGTTTCCCTGGCGAGCGCGGCGGCGGCCTGGTGCTGTCCGGCGGCGCGCAGATCGGGCCATTCGGCCGGGTCCTCCTCGCTGCCTTCGACGATGACGTCCGCACCGTCGGGCGCGTGCGGCTTCGCCGGGTCGCGGCCGTCCCGGCCGGGAGCCGGCTGCCCGGAGCGGCTGCGGCGCCACAGCTCGGCCCAGCGCCCGAGCCTGGCGAACGGCCACACGATCACCAGGGTGAGCAGGGTGTACAGCCCGTAGCTGATCAGCGTGGACTGCGTGCGGTCGTGGCCCAGCCAGCCATCCGGCACCAGGCCGAAGACCAGTCCCATCCCCGGCACGGTCCCGTTCCAGACGAGGAGCCAGACCAGCAGCGCACCGATCGCCGCACCGCCCGCCCGTGCGGCGGCCCCCTTGGCGGCGACGCACCGCTCGAATGCGGCGGGCCAGTTGCCCAGCCGGCCGAATCCGTAGACGAGGCCCCCGATGATCAGCAGACGGTAGATGTCGAGCGCACGGACCGCGCCCCGGGTCTGCGGCTCGTCGCCGAACGGCCCCCACCAGTCGCCGGGGGTGAAGAGCTTCAGCGGAACCCGCCAGTACGGGATGTAGTTGTTGCGCCAGAGCGACCAGACGAGGATGCAGGCCAGCAGCGAGATCACCGCGCCGCTCACCAGCGTGCGGTCCGGGGTGCGCTCCTTCTCCTCGGCGGGCCGGGGGGCATGGCCGAGCCGCCAGACACCGGGATCCGCGACGGGCCTCGGGGTGCGGAGCCAGTCCCCGAGGGAGGGGCCGGACGCGGGGGCGTAGCCAGGCCTGGGCGGCAGTTCGGGCGGTGGCGGGCCGGCCGGGCGCGGCACCGGATGACCGGAGCGGGTGCCCCGCGAGTCGTACGTGCCCTCGGTGTCCATGTGCTGTCCCTCGTCCCCTGACCAGCGCCGACCGGTAACTCCGGGCGCAGGCGCCCGAAGTCATCAATCTAGTGCCCCGTACCACCCCGTCGGACGCGGTACGGCGGGAAGTCTTCGCCCGTGCCCCGGAGCCCTTCGTCCCGCCCGCGCACCGCCTCGGCCCGGCCCCCGCACCCCGTCGCTATGTCCTTGGCGGACAACCGCGTCCGGCCACCACTCCCGAACGGAACATGCCGGACCCCGGGCCTCGCCCATAGCCTGCAGAAAGAGAAGCGTCCGAAACACCCCACAGGAGCCCCTCATGACCGCAATTCCGCAGGAGCGCCGCGTCGTCACTGCCATTCCCGGCCCGAAGTCGGTGGAGCTGCAGGCCCGCCGTCTCGCGACGGTGGCCGCAGGTGTGGGCTCCACCCTGCCGGTGTTCACCGCCCGCGCCGGTGGCGGGATCATCGAGGACGTGGACGGCAACCGTCTGATCGACCTCGGTTCCGGTATCGCCGTGACGTCGGTCGGCGCCTCCGCCGAGGCCGTCGTACGCCGTGCGTCCGCGCAGCTCGCCGACTTCACCCACACCTGTTTCATGGTCACGCCGTACGAGGGGTACGTCGAGGTCTGTGAGCAGCTCGCCGAGCTGACGCCGGGCGACCACGCCAAGAAGTCCGCGCTGTTCAACTCGGGCGCCGAGGCCGTCGAGAACGCCGTGAAGATCGCCCGCGTGTACACCAAGCGCACCGCGGTCGTCGTCTTCGACCACGGCTACCACGGCCGCACCAACCTGACGATGGCGCTGACCGCCAAGAACATGCCGTACAAGCAGGGCTTCGGCCCGTTCGCACCCGAGGTCTACCGGGTGCCGGTGGCGTACGGCTACCGCTGGCCGACCGGTGCCGAGAACGCCGGCGCCGAGGCGTCCGCTCAGGCCATCGACCAGATCACCAAGCAGATCGGCGCGGACAACGTCGCCGCGATCATCATCGAGCCGGTGCTCGGCGAGGGCGGCTTCATCGAGCCGGCCAAGGGCTTCCTCCCGGCGATCGCGCAGTTCGCCAAGGACAACGGCATCGTCTTCGTCGCCGACGAGATCCAGTCCGGCTTCTGCCGCACCGGCCAGTGGTTCGCCTGTGAGGACGAGGGCATCGTCCCCGACCTGATCACCACCGCCAAGGGCATCGCGGGTGGTCTGCCGCTCTCCGCCGTGACCGGCCGCGCCGAGATCATGGACGCCGCCCACGCCGGTGGCCTCGGTGGCACCTATGGCGGAAACCCGGTGGCCTGCGCGGGTGCGCTCGGCGCCATCGAGACGATGCGCGAGCTGGACCTGAACGGGAAGGCGAAGCGCATCGAGGAGATCATGAAGGGCCGCCTCGCCGAGATGCAGGCGAAGCTGCCGAACGGCGATCTCATCGGTGACATCCGCGGCCGCGGTGCGATGATCGCGATCGAGCTGGTGAAGTCCGGCACGAAGGACCCGAACCCGGAGGCCGCCGCGAAGCTCGCCAAGGCCTGCCACGCGGAGGGCGTGCTGGTCCTGACCTGTGGCACGTACGGCAACGTCCTGCGCTTCCTGCCGCCGCTGGTGATCGGCGAGGACCTGCTGAACGAGGCTCTCGACGTCATCGAGCAGGCTTTCGGCCAGATCTGACCTGTGCGAACCCCGGCGGTGGCGGAAGACGTTTTCGCCGGGGCTGCAGGGGGCCCGCGTGACGGCCTGTGAAGAACGTGTGGGGGGCCGATGGCGGGATCCGTTTCCGTCTGTCGGTCCCCCGTCGGCTGACGTACGGTTTCCGCAGATGAGAGAAACACCCCGCCCGCAGGGGACTGCCGGCGACGCCGGGCCGGAGCTTCCCCAGCACCGTCCTGGCCGTGCCTTCGCGCACACCACTGGAGCCTCTGGCTCCGGAACTCCTCACCGATCGGATGGCCGCTCGCCCCAAACCCCCCGGGGCGCGCGGCAAACCGATCCGACCGGCCGCCCCGGAACCACCCCCCCTGTTCCCGGGCGGCCGGCTCTTCTCATTTCTCTGGTGTCGTCCCTCCTGGCACTCCTCGCGCTCACCACCTGGCAGGTCGCGGCCGACGGTCCATTGCGCTCGCTGGACGAGCGGACCGGCCGGGCCGTCGTGGGACACGGCCCCGCCCGGCTGACCGAATTCCTCGCCGACCTCGGCAATATGCAGCTCGCACTCCCGGTGCTGGGCTGCGCGATCGTCTGGGCTCTGGTGCGCGGCGCCCGCCGTGAGCCGTTGTACGCGGCGCTCACCATGGTGGCGGTGCCCCTGCTGGTCGTCCCGCTGAAGGACTGGATCGCCCGCCCGGGCCCCCTGACCGACGCCACCGGCTACTACCCGTCCGGCCATGCGGCGACGGCCGCGGTGGCGTACGGGGCGGCGGCGCTGCTGACCTCGCCGTATGCGAGGCGGTCGTGGATGATGCCCGTCGCCGCCGTCTCACTGACAGCGGCGACGGGCATCGGTCTGGTGCTGCGCGGCTATCACTGGCCGCTGGATGTGCTGGGCAGTTGGTTCCTGTGCGGGCTGCTGCTCCTGCCGCTGGGCCTCAGCTGCCGAAGTAGGCGTCGAAGTTCTTCGAGAACTCCCCGTTGTTGAAGCGGTCCCAGTTGATCGACCATGTCATCAGTCCGCGCAGCCCCGGCCACGTCCCGTGGGTGGCGTACGAGCCGCAGTCGGTCTTCTTCGTCAGGCAGTTCAGCGCCTTGGTGACCTCGGCGGGCGTGGTGTAGCCGTTGCCCGCCTGGGTGGAGGCCGGCAGACCGATGGAGACCTGGTCGGGACGGAGCCCGGGGAACACCTTGGTCTGGTCGCCGGCCACCGGGAAACCGGCGAGCAGCATGTCGGTCATGGCGATGTGGAAGTCCGCGCCGCCCATCGAGTGGTACTGGTTGTCCAGACCCATGATGGAGCCCGAGTTGTAGTCCTGGACGTGCAGCAGGGTCAGGTCGTCGCGCAACGCGTGGACGACCGGGAGGTAGGCACCGGCACGGGGGTCCTGACCGCCCCAGGGGCCCGAGCCGTAGTACTGGTAGCCGAGCTGTACGAAGAAGGTCTCGGGGGCCATGGTGAGGACGAACTTGTCGCCGTACTTGGCCTTGAGGGTCTTCACCGCGGAGATCAGGTTGACGATGACCGGGGTGGTGGGGTTCCGGAAGTCGGTGTCGCCGGTGTTCAGCGAGAGCGAGTGGCCCTCGAAGTCGATGTCCAGGCCGTCCAGACCGTACTCGTCGATGATCTTGCTGACCGAGGAGACGAAGGTGTCACGGGCGGCGGTGGTGGAGAGTTGCACCTGGCCGTTCTGGCCGCCGATGGAGATCAGCACCTTCTTGCCCGCGGCCTGCTTGGCCTTGATGGCCGCCTTGAACTCGGCCACGGACTCGACGTTCGGGCACTCGGCGATCGGGCAGAGCGAGAACCGGATGTCGCCCGAGGTGGCGGAGGTCGGCTCACCGAAGGCCAGGTCGATGACGTCCCAGGAGTCGGGGACGTCCGCCATCCGCGTGTAGCCGGAGCCGTTGGCGAAGCTGGAGTGCAGATAGCCGACCAGTGCGTGGGTGGGGAGGCCGGAGCCGCCTCCGCCGCCCGCCGTGGTGGTGGCAGAGACGGCGGCGGACTTGGCGGACTCGCCGGCGGAGTTGGCTGCGGCGACCTGGAAGCTGTACGCGGTCGACGCGGCCAGGCCCGTCACGGTGGCGGAGGTTCCGGTGACCGAGAGGACCTTTGTGCCGCCCTGGTAGACGTTGTAGCCGGTGGCCCCCGTGGAGCCGGTCCAGGAGAGGGCGACCGAGGAGGCGGTGGTCGTGCCGGTCTTCAGTCCGGTGGGGGCGGCCGGAAGCGCGACCGGGTCGCCGCCGGGGCCGACCAGCGTGAGGTCGTCGGCGTAGTAGGCGGGTGTGCCGTACCAGCCATGGGTGTAGACGGTCACCGAGGTGGTGGACGGGCCGGTCTTGAACGTGGTCGTGAGCTGCTGCCAGCCGGCCGCCGACTGCGTCCAGGCGGACACGTCGGTCGTGCCGGTGCCGTCCGCTCCGAGGTAGACGTAACTGCCCTGCACCCAGGCGCTCAGCGTGTACGTGGAGTCCGGCTTGACCGTCACGGACTGGGAGCACTTGGCGTTGTCGCTGCTGGCCGGGGTCGCCTTCAGCGCCGAAGTTCCGCTGTGGGACGGCATGCTGACGATGGCTCCGCTGCCGCCGGTACAGCTCCAGCCGTCCAGGCCGGCCTCGAAGCCGCCGTTGCGCGCCAGATCGGAGTCGGCAGCGGCGGCGGACGGTGCGGTGGCGGCCAGGCCGCCGGCGGCGAGCAGGGCCGCCGAGAAAGCGGCCAGAAGTCCGGTAAATCGGGCGGGGGGTCCCGTGCGTTCCACAACGGCCTCCGTGCATGGGGGAATTGAGTGCGGCGGCCACAACATGGTCCAGACCAATCAGGTTGTCAAGACCTCTGGCAGCACCCCGGCCCGCCGGGGTGCCGGCGGCGGCGTCCGCCGTTCCCGACGCCCGATCCCCGCGGCCCTTGTCTCCGGCCCCGCCGTTCCCCGTCAGTTCCCGCCGCTCCCGGCCCTTCCCTCCGCCGCCTCATGTATCGCAAGCTCCAGAAGTGTCGCGTCGGTGAGCGTTCCCGAGCCGTCCGGCGGTATCAGCCGGCGCACCCCTCCCGCGGCCTCCCGCCCCGGGTACGGCACGACTCTCCAGGTCCCCCGCCCCGCTCCCCGTACACCGGTGCCGACCCAGCGGGTGACGGTGCCCGGCGGCACGAAGAAGCCCATGCGGGCATCGCCGAGTCGGAGAGAACCGGCCCGGGGCAGTCGATGAGACGGGTGAGCGCATCGCGCGTGGGACAGCCCAGCTCCCCCGGAAGAATCAGTACGTCCCAGCGCCGACCGGCGGGAAGGAACGCGACCCCCTGGGGATCGCGCTCCCACTCCCGCCGGCAGGCGTCCGGCTCCGGTGCCACCGATGCGAGCCACTCGACCGCAGCTTTGGCCCCCGCGCCAGCCATGACCGACCTCCATTCCGTGTGTACCGGCCATGCGTTGCCGGTGCGTCCACACGGAAGAGAGGGGCGACGCCGAATCATTACGCGGGTTCGGGCCACCGGTTGGCAGTGAACTGGTTCACGCCCCCCGCCGGGGCGGGCGCACGCCGTGCTCAGCTGTCGAAGCCGAGCCCCAGCCGGTCCATCGTCCGCAGCCACAGATTGCGATGGCCGCCATTGTTGTCCGCCCTGGCCAGGGACCGCTTGGTGAGCTCGATCCCGGCCCAGGCGAAGGGCTCCGGCGGGAACGGCATCGGCTTGCTGCGGACCATTTCCAGAGCGGTCCGCTCATTCTGTTCGCCCGCCAGCAGATCGAGCATCACATCGGCCCCGAACCGGGTGGCTCCGACGCCGAGTCCGGTATATCCGGCGGCATAGGCGACCCGGCCCTGATGGGCCGTACCGAAGAATGCGGAAAAGCGGGAACAGGTGTCGATCGCCCCGCCCCAGGCATGGCTGAAACGGACACCGGCCAGCTGCGGGAAACAGTCGAAGAACTGGCCCGCGAGCTTGAGGAAGGTCTCCGGTCGCTGATCGAGATCGGCGCTCAGCCGACCCCCGTACGGATAGATCGCGTCATACCCGCCCCACAGAATCCGGTTGTCGGCCGACATCCGGAAGTAGTGGAACTGGTTGGCACTGTCGCCCAGTCCCTGCCGGTTCTTCCAGCCGATCGAGGCGAGCTGGTCGGCAGTGAGAGGCTCGGTCATCAGCGCGTAGTCATAGACCGGCACGGTGTACGGGCGCACCCGCTTGACCAGCGAAGGGAAGATGTTCGTACCGAGGGCGACACGGCGTGCGAAGACCCTCCCGTACGGCGTGCGGACCGCCATTCCCGTGGTGGACCTGGCCAGTTCGAGGCCTCGGGTGTGCTCGTACATCCGCACCCCGAGGTCCAGGCATGCCTGCTTCAGGCCCCAGGCCAGCTTGGCGGGATGCAACATGGCGACCCCGCGCCGGTCCCACAGCCCGCCGAGGAACGTGGGCGAGTCGACCTCGGCGCGCAGCGCGTCCCGGTCCAGGAATTCCACCCCCGTGAAGCCGAGCCTTTCGG
This region includes:
- a CDS encoding PucR family transcriptional regulator; the encoded protein is MPPTLASLVQHSALKLTVRAGADRLDAPVRWAHASELTDPVPYMEGGELLLVTATNLDAGNPEAMRRYVRRLAGAGVVGLGFAVGVHYDDVPQALIDAAEESGLPLLEVPRRTPFLAIAKAVSSEIAADQYRAVTAGFEAQRELTKAALAGDGPGEILTRLAAHVDGWAALYDASGAVVAAAPDWAARRAARLTPDVERLRERPAPASMVVGDTEDRVELQSLGTGRRVRGALAVGTGAALGTAERYAVHSAVALLTLTTARSRSLQGAEQRLGAAVLRMLLAGQPDHARAVAGDLYGGLLDAPFRLLIAEASAPSTPAPLGEAMEAAAFRTGETLLAVPEGERLVVLAADGGAAVAACAAYAEAQEAQQARAPREPATAEEGQVVIGLSAPAGPIAVSAAYKQAEQALSVARRRGRALVEHEELATGSVLPLLADDAVRAFADGMLRALHEHDAKGRGDLVASLRAWLSHHGQWDAAAADLGVHRHTLRYRMRRVEEILGRSLDDPDVRMELWLALKATSSPSTPEP
- a CDS encoding aldehyde dehydrogenase family protein → MTSTHAFWLAGRQATGEDSFDVTNPWDGRLVGTVSVPTDAQIEEAVAAAHAVREEFAATPAHVRAAALDHVVRRLVERTEEIAQLISAENGKPIKWARGEVGRAVSVFRFASEEARRFNSGDAQRLDTDAGGTGRLGLTRRFPRGTVLGIAPFNFPLNLSAHKVAPAIAVGAPIILKPAPATPISSLILGELLAETDLPAGSWSVLTVPNDRMPALVQDERLPVISFTGSAPVGYSIMESVPRKHCTLELGGNGAAVVLGDYASDEDLDWAATRIATFSNYQGGQSCISVQRVIADAAVYDRLLPKIVAAVEAQVTGDPSDVATDVGPLVNEDAAKRVESWVDEAVEAGAQLLTGGKRDGATYAPTVLAELPDNVTLSSEEVFGPVLSVQKVDGEAEAFAAVNSSKYGLQAGVFTHDLQTAFRAHRALEVGGVIIGDVPSYRADQMPYGGAKQSGVGREGVRYAMDDYTYERVLVLTGLAL
- a CDS encoding helix-turn-helix transcriptional regulator (Presence of a B(12) (cobalamin)-binding domain implies dependence on cobalamin itself, in one of its several forms, or in some unusual lineages, dependence on a cobalamin-like analog.), yielding MPQLSLITGSDPAHSLDALFVNAPLRDYDQRPRTNDYTLPVLGMAYIATYAQKAGFNVGVLDAEAHGLGIVETAELVNAARPRWAAMNLLAPTYEMSARIAASLDPAIALMVGGHHAKAMPDRVLADPRAGLVPRSEATPEHLVHVIETVAAGDGYMPPNLLGALMSEVGTLQENVLLPQGRHFSGLSAREIDVLRLVAEGHDTEVIATKLAYSERTIKNALQGVMTRYQLRNRSHAVAFAMRQGLI